GCCCGGCGGCCCAGGTGCTGCGTTTCCTCGATGAGGAGACCTCGCTAATGGACGACCTCAAGCTCATGTCGGCCGTTGACATCCCGGCTTTTCTCGCCTCGGGCTGGGATGTGCTGACCTCGAGGCTCAGGGCCCGGCGGCGCCCCGAGGATTTGTGAGGCGAGCTATTTCTAAGGCTTGCCCGCGGCGTAGCCTGAAGTACGCATGAGCTGGCTTCTACTAGCCCTGCTGGTGGCTTTGCCCCCCTGGTTTTTGCGGTGCTGGGCCGGTGTAGGTCTGGCGGCGCCGGGGCCTTCCAGGCTGCGCTGGTTGGGGGGGGGTGTTTGGCTAGGGCTGGCGCTGGTGGGGGCGGTGCTGTGGGTGGGCGGCTCGGAGCGGGTGCTGGCCGGTTCCCTGGCCCTCTTCGGATCGCTGTTGGCCTTGCTGGCGTTTTGGGGCGGAGACCTGCTGTGGACGGCTCGGGTCCAGATCGGTTGGACGATTGCGCTGGCCCTGCTGGTCGGGGGTGGGGCCACATCCCTCCTGGCCTTGCCCCCTTCAGCCTTGGCGCTGGCCGGTCTGCTAGGGGCATTCCTGGCCCAGGCGGTCTGGTTGATGGAGAACCGGGAAGCTCGAGCCCGCCTTTCCCGGTTGTTGCGGCGAACCCGGTTGTGGATGGTGCCGTTGGCCCTTTCCGCCTTGGTGCGCGTCCCGGTTCCGCTCTGGCCCGAAGGCTTCGCTCTGATGAGCCTCCTCCAGATGAGCCTGGTCACCTTGGCCGCCGTCCTGTGGGCCTGGGAAAAGGTGGGGCCACGCATCTTGCTGATGGGCGGAGCGGCCTTTGTTCTGGGGCTGGGGGTAGAACTGCTGGGGAGCCGCAGCGGCTTTCCCTTTGGCCTCTACAGCTACGCCTCTGCGCCGCCCCCCACCCTGCTGGGCGTCCCCCTCATCGTCCTGCTGGGGTGGTTCGGCATGGTGCTGGCGGCGCACGTGCTGGCCGGGGGGCGCCCCTGGCTCACGGGCTGGCTGGTCGTGGCCTGGGACCTGGGCCTCGAGGCCCTGATGCCCTCCCAGGGGTACTGGGTCTGGCAGGATCCCCATCCGCTGTGGTATGGGGCGCCGCTGCAGAACTACCTCTCCTGGTTCGCTATGGGGGCCTTTTTGTCCTGGATCTACCGGAACCTCGCGCCGGAGCTGCCGCACGAATCGGGGTTGGCCTGGGCTTACCGCCTCGAAGGGCTGTTTCTGCCTATGGGCTTGGCGCTGTTTGGGCTTTGGCCCGCCGCTTTGGTGTGTGGGGTGGCCATGAACGCGCTGGCCTGGCGGGGGGTGCGCCGGGCTACCTGGTTCTCGCGTGATGGTCGGGAGGTTGTCCCTTGAGCGCCGCCTTTCGCCAACGCCCCCGGGAAGTCCTCCTCGCTGGCCTATTGGCCGCGCTGTTTCGGCGCGCCGTGCGCCGAGGGTTGCGGGGGGTCTGGGTGCGGGGCGAACCCCCGGCGGGGCCTTGGGTGCTGGCCGCCAACCACCACTCCTGGTGGGATGCCTATGTGCTTCCGGTGCTCCTCGACCGCTGGCGGGTGCGGTTTCGGATTGTGGTGAGCGATCGGCGCTTGGGTGAGTTTGGCTTTTTTCGCAGCTTGGGAGCGCTCGAGGCCTCCCGAGTGCGCCAAGCCCTCTATGCCCTGCGGCGAAAGGAGGCCCTGATCATCTTCCCGGAGGGCGAACTCCGTCCTCCCGGGAGGGTGGGGCCACTACAGCGGGGGGCGGTTTGGTTGGCCGAAAGGGCGGGGGTCCCGCTTTTGCCGGTGGCGGTGCGGGTGGTGCTGCGCGGCCAGGAGTTGCCCGAGGCGTACGTGGTGTTTGGCGAACCGCTGGGGGCTGAGCCGGGGGGGCTCGAGCGTAGCCTAAACCGGATGCTATCCGATCTGGATGGGCAGCTCTCGACGGCCCCGCCAGAGGAGCCGCTGCCGGGTTTTCGGCTGGTATTGCCGGGGCGAAAAAGCACCCACGAGCGCATGGCTTTTTGGGGGCTGGCCCTGGCCCGGCTCATGGGGGGGCGATGAGCCTGCTGTACGCTGCTTTGGTGGCGGTGGGGCTCAGGCTCGCCGTGCTGCTGGTCAACCTGGGGAGTTTCCCCCGGTTGCGGCCTTCGGTTCCCCGTGGGAAGGCCCGGGTCTCGATCTTGCTTCCGGCCCGCAACGAGGCGCATAACCTCCCCCAAACCCTGCCGCGGCTGCTGGCCCAGCCCGCCCAGGAAATCCTTTTGCTCGATGACCGCTCCAGCGACCCCACCGCCGCGGTCGCCTGCCGGCTCGCCGGGCAGGACCCCCGCTTTCGGCTGCTGCGGGGCCAGGAGCTGCCCGAGGGCTGGAAAGGCAAGAGCTGGGCCTGTCACCAGCTGGCCCAGGCGGCTTCGGGGGAGGTGCTCATATTTACCGATGCGGATGTGATCTGGAGGCCGGGGGCTTTGGAGGCGGTGTTGGCCCAGCTCGAGCGCGCCCCGGGCCTCCTCAGCGTCTACCCCCGTCAGCAGGTGGGCAGCCTGGCCGAGCGGGTGCTGGTGCCGCTCATCGACGTGGTGCTGCTGACGCTGCTGCCGTACCCGCTGGTGCGGACCCGCTTTCCTTTGGCCTCGGCGGCCAGCGGTCAGGTGATGGCGTTCACCCGCTCGGCCTACCAAGCCTGTGGAGGGCACCGGGCGGTGCGGGAAGAGGTGCTCGAGGACGTGCGCCTAGCTCAGCGGGTCAAACAGGCCAGACAGCCCCTTCGCGTCGCCCTGGGCGGCGATTTGCTCGAGGTGCGGATGTACCGCAGCTATGCGGAAATCTTGGAGGGCTTCGGCAAGAACCTGGGGGCTTTTCACGGCGAGAACCCCTTTTTGTTGGCCCTTTCCGCCCTGTTTCACCTGTTCGCCTACACCGCGCCTTGGCTGCTGTCGTTCGTAGATACCCGCTGGCTTTTGGTGGGGGGGCTGGGGATGCTTGAGCGCCTGTTGGTCAACCGCAAAACCGGGCGGGAGCTCTGGGAGGCGGTACTGGTTCCCCTCGCCCCCCTAATGAGCTTGCCGATTTATCTGCGGGCTTGGCGCAAAACGTATACCTGGAAGGGGAGAAGATACACCCGATGAAGGCGGTGGTGATTGGGGCGGGGTTTGCCGGGCTGGCCGCGGCGCTGCGGCTGCGCTTGGCGGGGCTCGAGGTCACCGTGCTGGACAAACAGGAAGCCCCCGGCGGCAAAGCCGTCGGCTGGAACGGGGGGCCTACCGGCCCCACCGTCCTCACCCTGCCTGAGGTTCCCTGGATGATCTTTCAAGCTCTGGGGGCCGAAGCGCCCGAGCTGCGACCGGTTTCGCCGCTTACCCGCTACGTCTGGCCGGATGGGCGCACCTTCGCTCCTCAGCGCGACCTCGAGGCCACCCTGGTCCAGCTTTCTCGGGAAGAGGCCCACCGCTACCGCCACCTGCTGGAGAAGGCCCGCCAGCTCTATGAGGGGGTCCGGACCGCCTTTATCCAGGGCCCGCCGCCGACGCTTTCGGCCATCTTGGGGTACGGTCTACGGCACGGCCTCGCGGCCCATCCGCTCGACCCCCTGCCCCGGCTGGTCGCTTCGGGGCCGTACCTCACGCCTTTTTTCCTGCGCTTTGCCACCTACTTGGGGGCTAACCCGTACCGGGCTCCGGCGGTGCTGCACAACATCGCCTGGGTGGAGCTAGGGCTGGGGGTCTATCACCTCGAGGGGGGGATGCGGGCGCTGGCCGATGCGCTGTATCGCCTTGCGCTCCTTCGGGGGGTGCGCTTCGAGTTCGGGGTGTGCGTGGGGGGCTTGGAGCTGCGAAAACATCAGGTGGTGGCCGCCCGTGCCAAGGACGCCCGCTACTTTGCGGATGTCTTCGTCTCGGCGGTGGACCGCCACTTCACGCTGGGGATGCTCGGTTGGCCGGTTCCCCCTTACGAACTGGGCACCTCCGCCATGGCCCTCCTGATGAGGCTCTCTGAAGCCCAGCCGCTCGCCCACCGCATCTATTTCTCGGCGGATTACCGCTCGGAGTGGCGCGAACTCGAGGCCGGCTACCTTTCCCAAGACCCCACCCTTTACCTGTACACCGATGGGGAGGCGGCGTTCTTGCTGGTGAATGCACCCAACCTGAGGCGGCTCAAGGGGGTGAGCCTCGAGGAGTACGCGCGCTTCCTGCTGAGGAGGCTACAGGCCATTCACCCCCTCCCGGTTCGCGACTGGAAGGCCCTGAGTCCTCATGACTACGCTTTTACTGCCTATCAGGGGGCTCTCTACGGTAAGGCCCCCCACGGCTTGCTGGGAGCCCTCCGCCCAGGTTGGCGGCTGGGGAAGCTGCAAAATCTGGTTCAGGTGGGAGGGACCGCCCATCCCGGCGGAGGGGTGCCCCTGGCGATGCTTTCGGGTTGGAACGGAGCGGCGTGGCTGTTGCGTAATGGGGGAGAAGGGAGGTAGCGTGCCGCTTCCTGAACCCCGTGGGTATCCCACCCGCTTTGGCCATCTGCCCCGTTGGGCCGGGGAGCCGCTCAGGCTGCTCACCGAGGGGGCCGCTTTAGGTTCTCCGTTCGCTTTACGGCTAGGGCGAAAAGCAGTGGTGGGATTTACTCCAGAGTGGAACCGCATGCTGCTCTCGGACTTGGAGACCTTTCGCTCTCGAGGGAGTTTTTCCAGCCTCAGCCCTTACTTGAACGGGGGGATCATCACCACCGACGCCCCCCAGCACCGCCCCAGGAAGACCGTGCTCAACCGGGAGTTCCACGCCGGGGCGGTCCGGGGCTTGGCGGATAGGCTTCGCGCGGTCATCGAAGCGATCCGTCCTCGAGGCGATTTCGAAGCGGGGAGCTGGGCTGCGCAGGTGGTACAGGCTAGCCTGAACGCGGCGTATTTTGCCTCGCAGCTTCCCCCGCTGGAACTCGCGGCCTTTCTTGCCCCGCTGAAGCGCCCCTTTCCCGCCGCGCTGCTTCCTCGCCCCCTGCTTTTCTCCCGAATGCGCCGAAGGGTTGCCCAAATGCAGGCCGAAGGGCATGGAATAGCTGCCCACCTGCCCCTAGAGGAGGTGTTGATCGGCCTGGCGGCGGGATACGACACCACCGCCCACACCCTGGCTTGGGCCTTGTGGTATGCGGCCAACTATCCCGAATGGCATACCCCGCAGGGGGTTCCTCTGCTCCTCAAGGAAACCCTGCGGCTCTTTCCCCCGGGGTACGTCGGCAGCCGGGTCGCACGGCGAGTTTTTGCCTTCGGCGGGCAGGAGTTTCCCTCAGGATGGCTGGTCCTCTACAGCCCTTACCTCACCCACCGCCATCCCGACCTCTGGCCAGAGCCCCTTCGCTTCGACCCTGGGCGCTTCGCGGGGAAGATCCCTGCGTGGGGCTACCTGCCCTTCGGGGGCGGGGAGCGCATCTGTCTGGGAATGCACTTCGCCCAGCTGGTGCTCGAGCAGGCCCTGGCGGTGTTTCCCGCCGGGCTAAAGCCGATTGGGGGCGATCCTACCCCCAGGCCCTTGCTGACCCTGGCCCCGCGGGGGCCCTTGTGGCTCACGAGCTACTGATCTACCGGGGTTGGTTTGCCCTGCTCGTCCACCGCCACGTAGGTCAGGTTGCCCCGGGTGGCGAGCATTTTGGGCTCTTTCAGGTTCTCCCGGTACACCTCGACCTCTACGGTGATGGAGGTGCGCCCGACCCGCACCACCCGGGCGATCACCTCGAGCAGGTCTCCCACCCTGATCGGTACCTCGAAGACCACCTCGCCCACCCGCACCGTCACGCAGCGCTTGTGGGACCGCCGGATGGCGGCATACGACCCCACCTTGTCCATCAGGCCCAGGACAAACCCGCCGAAGGCGTTCCCGCCGGGGTTGGCGTGTTCGGGAAAGACCAGTTCTAGGGTTCGCGCTTCGCTCTCCATGCTTCAAATCCTAACCCGGACTTGTAGATAGACTGACAGGGTGAACGTGGAGATCCCTGAGCGCAAGCGCAAACACCTCGAGGTCTGCCTGAACGAGCCGGTGGATTTCGAGCGGGTGCGCACCGGGCTCGAGCGCTATCGGCTGCGCTACCGCGCCCTTCCTGAACTCGCCTTAGAGGAGGTAGACCTCAGCACCGAGTTTTTGGGTAAAACGCTCCGTGCCCCCTTTCTGATCGGCGCTATGACCGGGGGTGAAGAGCGGGGTGGGCAGATCAACCGGGCTTTGGCCCAGGCGGCGGAGCGCTTGGGGGTGGGGATGATGCTAGGAAGCCAGCGGGTGATGCTCGAGAACCCCCGGGCCCTCTCCAGCTTCCAGGTGCGAGAGGTAGCCCCGAGCGCTTTGCTGGTGGGCAACCTGGGGTTGGTGCAGCTCAACAAGGGATATGGGCCGGGACACCTCGAGCAGGCCGTCTCGCTGGTGGGGGCCGACGCCTTGGCCCTGCACACCAACCCTTTACAAGAAGCTGCCCAGCACGGCGACACCGATTTTTCCGGGCTGCTGGAAAAGCTCGAGGCCATACTTCCACAGCTGGACTTTCCCGTGCTGCTCAAGGAAGTGGGGCACGGGATCGGGCGCGAGGTGGCCCAGCGGCTCCAGGGGTTGCCCATCGCGGCTTTGGACGTGGCCGGAGCGGGGGGTACCAGCTGGGCCAAGGTTGAGCAGTACGTGCGCTACGGCAGGGTGCTCCACCCCGAATTGGTCGAGGTGGGTTTGCCGACCGCCCAGGCCTTGACCGAGTGCCGGGAGGTGCTGCCCCGCCTGCCCCTAGTGGCTTCGGGTGGCATCCGTAGCGGCAGCGATGCTGCCAAAGCCTTGGCCCTGGGGGCGCGGGTGGTGGCGGTGGCCCGGCCGCTACTCCGGCCTGCGCTCGAGGGGCCAGAAGCGGTAGCCGCCTGGATCGAAGACTTCCTGTGGGAACTGCGGGTGGCTTTGTTCGCCCTTGGCGCGAGGCGGCCCGAAGAGGCGCTGGGCAGAATCGAAAAACTAGGGGATTAGGGAAACCCCTAACCCCCCTTGCTGGTTGCGGGGGAAGGATTTGAACCTTCGACCTTCGGGTTATGAGCCCGACGAGCTACCAGACTGCTCCACCCCGCGTCGCGCCTTCGCCCAGAAGGCAACCGCTAATCTAGCAAAGCCGGGTGGCTTCTGTCAAATATCACCGAAAGCAGGGAAAGCGCATGTTAGCATGGACACGGAAGGCGTTTGAGAGCGAGAGCTGAAATGAGGATATCCGTGGAGGACACGATATGAAACGATACTGGGTCGCAGCATGTGTAGCCCTCTCCGTAGGGCTGACCCAGCAACCAGCCCCACCGGCGCAACCCCAACCAGAACAAACTCCACCGCAGCAGACCCAACCGGCCAACCCGGCGCTGCAGAAAGCCCAGGCCGACCTCGAGGCGAACCGTCTGGACGAGGCGGTCCGGGGCTTCGAGCTGGTCATCGCCCAGGACTATAGCAACTACCCCGCCCATTTCGGACTCGGTTTAGCCCTCTACCGCAAGGGTGATCTGCGGGGGGCGCGTTTCGAGTTCCAGCAGCTCACCGTGCTAGCCCCCGAGCGCTATGACGGCTGGTTCAATCTGGGCGTGACCCTGGACCGTTTGGGCCAGGACGCTGAGGCCTCCCAGGCTTTTGCCCGCGCTGTGCAGATCGGAGAGCAGGCTGGGCTTGCGCCCGCGTCGCTGCGGCCTGCCTACTTGGGCTTGGCCAAATCCCTCCGCGATCAGCAAAAGTACGCCGAAGCGGCCAGCGCCCTGGAGAGCGCCGTTCAAAAGCTCCCTAACGATCAGGAGGTCAACCTGCAGCTCGCCGATAGCCTCACCCGCTCCGGCAGGCCGCTTGAGGCCATCCCCTACCTTTACAAAATCCTAAGCGCCGACCGGGGCAACGTCATCGCCACCACCCTGCTGGTGGACATCTACGTAGCTCAAGAGTTGCGGGATCGGGCGGTGCGTGAACTCGACCGCAGCCTCGAGGCTGTCCAGGATCCGCGCCAGAAGGCTTTGCTGCTGTTCAAGAAGGCCGAACTCTCCACCGGCGCAGCCCGTGAGGCCGCGTTACGGCAAGCCGTCCAGCTCGACCCCAAGCTGTGGCAGGCCCAGTTTAACCTGGGTCTTCTGCGCCTGCAGGCGGCTCAGCCCCAGCAGGCCCTAGGCCCTTTGCAGGCCGCGTACAACCAGGTTCCCGAGGAACCCAAGGTACTCCTGGCCCTGGCCTCGGCGTACGACCAGGTCAAGCGCCCTGCCGACGCAGCCCGGTTCGCGGCCTTGGCGGCGCGGTTGTCTCAGGGTGCCGACAAGTTCGAGGCGCTGCTGATTCAAGGCAAAGCCGCCTACCAGCAAGGCCGCTATAACGAAGCCCAGGAGGCGTTGACCCAGGCCACCCAACTCAAGGCGGACAGCGCCACGGCCTGGCTCTACCTGGGCCTCAGCCAGTACGCGCTCAAGGATTACGGCGGGGCCATCGCCTCGCTCGAGCGCGCCCAAAGTTTGCAGGCCAACGATGCGAATGTGGCGGTCAACCTGGGAGCGGCCTACCTGGCGGCGGGCCGCTACTCCGACGCCGAGCGGGTGCTGCGCCAGGTGGTCAGCCAGGACGCCCGCAACGCGCTGGCTTGGTACAACTTAGGTTGGGCGTTGCGCTCTTTGGCGCGAGAGAACGAGGCCAAGCGAGCCTGGCAGCGTTCGCTCGAGCTCGGCTACGAACCGGCTCGAGCCTTGTTGCGCTGATGCCCAGAGCCAGGAATTGGGCGGTCCGGGACGACCTGAGGCCCGGGGTTAGGTGGCATCGGCGCCAGCGCCGTTCCTGAGGTTGGCAAAACCCACCCGTAACCCCTGCGGATGCGGGTTTAAGGTGCATTCGTCCTCACGTTTGTCCGTTAAACTCGGTTAAGCTGGGCCAAGGGAAGTTTATTACGATGAAATCTCAAGGTGTTTGCTTTGCAGAGCAACGCAGGCTGGATCAGAGGGGTAGCCTCTCTCCCGCTGGGCGCCTTGCCGAGACGCACATAGGGGAAAACTATGGGTTGGTTGCGAGATAATTGGCTCGATGCGCTGATCTTCGTGCTGTTTGCGCTGGTGGTGGCTGGGGTGGTGCTGTTTCTAACCGGGGTGAACCCCTTCGCCCGACCGCCGGCCAGCCCGGCTCAGGCTACTCCTGTCCAGACCCCTCCCCCAGCTTCACAGCCTCCCTCCCAGGCTCCCGCCGCCGTCAATCCTCCGGTCCAGGTTATTCCGGTGTTGCCGAAGGCCCCTAGCGAAACCCCTTCGCCCACCCCCGCGCCCGCGCCGACCCAGCCCGCTCCGGCCAGACCCAGCCCTGCGGCCACCCCGACCCCGCGCCCTGCCCCGGCTACTGGGGGCTGGCGGGTAGCGGTGGGGGCTTTCTCCGATGCCGTGAATGCTAACCGCCTGGCCGACTCGTTGCGCGCCCAGGGTTATGCGGTACAGCTGGAGCCCGCGGGTAGCGTGACTCGGGTCGTGCTGGGACCGTTCCCCAGCGAGGAGCGGGCTCGAGCGGTGGCTCAGGAGCTATCCCAGTACGAGACGCGGGTTTACCGAGGGGCTACCCCGACCAGCGCCGCCCCATCTTCGCCGACCAACCCTGGCCGTTATTTACAGGTGGGGGCTTTTCGCAACAGCGCCAGCGCCGAGGCGCTGGTGTCACAACTTAAAGCCGCCGG
The genomic region above belongs to Meiothermus sp. Pnk-1 and contains:
- a CDS encoding carotenoid biosynthesis protein: MSWLLLALLVALPPWFLRCWAGVGLAAPGPSRLRWLGGGVWLGLALVGAVLWVGGSERVLAGSLALFGSLLALLAFWGGDLLWTARVQIGWTIALALLVGGGATSLLALPPSALALAGLLGAFLAQAVWLMENREARARLSRLLRRTRLWMVPLALSALVRVPVPLWPEGFALMSLLQMSLVTLAAVLWAWEKVGPRILLMGGAAFVLGLGVELLGSRSGFPFGLYSYASAPPPTLLGVPLIVLLGWFGMVLAAHVLAGGRPWLTGWLVVAWDLGLEALMPSQGYWVWQDPHPLWYGAPLQNYLSWFAMGAFLSWIYRNLAPELPHESGLAWAYRLEGLFLPMGLALFGLWPAALVCGVAMNALAWRGVRRATWFSRDGREVVP
- the fni gene encoding type 2 isopentenyl-diphosphate Delta-isomerase translates to MEIPERKRKHLEVCLNEPVDFERVRTGLERYRLRYRALPELALEEVDLSTEFLGKTLRAPFLIGAMTGGEERGGQINRALAQAAERLGVGMMLGSQRVMLENPRALSSFQVREVAPSALLVGNLGLVQLNKGYGPGHLEQAVSLVGADALALHTNPLQEAAQHGDTDFSGLLEKLEAILPQLDFPVLLKEVGHGIGREVAQRLQGLPIAALDVAGAGGTSWAKVEQYVRYGRVLHPELVEVGLPTAQALTECREVLPRLPLVASGGIRSGSDAAKALALGARVVAVARPLLRPALEGPEAVAAWIEDFLWELRVALFALGARRPEEALGRIEKLGD
- a CDS encoding tetratricopeptide repeat protein, translating into MKRYWVAACVALSVGLTQQPAPPAQPQPEQTPPQQTQPANPALQKAQADLEANRLDEAVRGFELVIAQDYSNYPAHFGLGLALYRKGDLRGARFEFQQLTVLAPERYDGWFNLGVTLDRLGQDAEASQAFARAVQIGEQAGLAPASLRPAYLGLAKSLRDQQKYAEAASALESAVQKLPNDQEVNLQLADSLTRSGRPLEAIPYLYKILSADRGNVIATTLLVDIYVAQELRDRAVRELDRSLEAVQDPRQKALLLFKKAELSTGAAREAALRQAVQLDPKLWQAQFNLGLLRLQAAQPQQALGPLQAAYNQVPEEPKVLLALASAYDQVKRPADAARFAALAARLSQGADKFEALLIQGKAAYQQGRYNEAQEALTQATQLKADSATAWLYLGLSQYALKDYGGAIASLERAQSLQANDANVAVNLGAAYLAAGRYSDAERVLRQVVSQDARNALAWYNLGWALRSLARENEAKRAWQRSLELGYEPARALLR
- a CDS encoding acyl-CoA thioesterase; translated protein: MESEARTLELVFPEHANPGGNAFGGFVLGLMDKVGSYAAIRRSHKRCVTVRVGEVVFEVPIRVGDLLEVIARVVRVGRTSITVEVEVYRENLKEPKMLATRGNLTYVAVDEQGKPTPVDQ
- a CDS encoding NAD(P)/FAD-dependent oxidoreductase, translating into MKAVVIGAGFAGLAAALRLRLAGLEVTVLDKQEAPGGKAVGWNGGPTGPTVLTLPEVPWMIFQALGAEAPELRPVSPLTRYVWPDGRTFAPQRDLEATLVQLSREEAHRYRHLLEKARQLYEGVRTAFIQGPPPTLSAILGYGLRHGLAAHPLDPLPRLVASGPYLTPFFLRFATYLGANPYRAPAVLHNIAWVELGLGVYHLEGGMRALADALYRLALLRGVRFEFGVCVGGLELRKHQVVAARAKDARYFADVFVSAVDRHFTLGMLGWPVPPYELGTSAMALLMRLSEAQPLAHRIYFSADYRSEWRELEAGYLSQDPTLYLYTDGEAAFLLVNAPNLRRLKGVSLEEYARFLLRRLQAIHPLPVRDWKALSPHDYAFTAYQGALYGKAPHGLLGALRPGWRLGKLQNLVQVGGTAHPGGGVPLAMLSGWNGAAWLLRNGGEGR
- a CDS encoding cytochrome P450, translated to MPLPEPRGYPTRFGHLPRWAGEPLRLLTEGAALGSPFALRLGRKAVVGFTPEWNRMLLSDLETFRSRGSFSSLSPYLNGGIITTDAPQHRPRKTVLNREFHAGAVRGLADRLRAVIEAIRPRGDFEAGSWAAQVVQASLNAAYFASQLPPLELAAFLAPLKRPFPAALLPRPLLFSRMRRRVAQMQAEGHGIAAHLPLEEVLIGLAAGYDTTAHTLAWALWYAANYPEWHTPQGVPLLLKETLRLFPPGYVGSRVARRVFAFGGQEFPSGWLVLYSPYLTHRHPDLWPEPLRFDPGRFAGKIPAWGYLPFGGGERICLGMHFAQLVLEQALAVFPAGLKPIGGDPTPRPLLTLAPRGPLWLTSY
- a CDS encoding lysophospholipid acyltransferase family protein; this translates as MSAAFRQRPREVLLAGLLAALFRRAVRRGLRGVWVRGEPPAGPWVLAANHHSWWDAYVLPVLLDRWRVRFRIVVSDRRLGEFGFFRSLGALEASRVRQALYALRRKEALIIFPEGELRPPGRVGPLQRGAVWLAERAGVPLLPVAVRVVLRGQELPEAYVVFGEPLGAEPGGLERSLNRMLSDLDGQLSTAPPEEPLPGFRLVLPGRKSTHERMAFWGLALARLMGGR
- a CDS encoding SPOR domain-containing protein — its product is MGWLRDNWLDALIFVLFALVVAGVVLFLTGVNPFARPPASPAQATPVQTPPPASQPPSQAPAAVNPPVQVIPVLPKAPSETPSPTPAPAPTQPAPARPSPAATPTPRPAPATGGWRVAVGAFSDAVNANRLADSLRAQGYAVQLEPAGSVTRVVLGPFPSEERARAVAQELSQYETRVYRGATPTSAAPSSPTNPGRYLQVGAFRNSASAEALVSQLKAAGYPVVLAREGELIRVRVGPVSEDRLELTKSDLRGLGLSPLEVR
- a CDS encoding glycosyltransferase family 2 protein, giving the protein MSLLYAALVAVGLRLAVLLVNLGSFPRLRPSVPRGKARVSILLPARNEAHNLPQTLPRLLAQPAQEILLLDDRSSDPTAAVACRLAGQDPRFRLLRGQELPEGWKGKSWACHQLAQAASGEVLIFTDADVIWRPGALEAVLAQLERAPGLLSVYPRQQVGSLAERVLVPLIDVVLLTLLPYPLVRTRFPLASAASGQVMAFTRSAYQACGGHRAVREEVLEDVRLAQRVKQARQPLRVALGGDLLEVRMYRSYAEILEGFGKNLGAFHGENPFLLALSALFHLFAYTAPWLLSFVDTRWLLVGGLGMLERLLVNRKTGRELWEAVLVPLAPLMSLPIYLRAWRKTYTWKGRRYTR